A genome region from Nicotiana tabacum cultivar K326 chromosome 13, ASM71507v2, whole genome shotgun sequence includes the following:
- the LOC107819702 gene encoding uncharacterized protein LOC107819702 codes for MGSTGDSSVSTTEGFARFTLDPFYVHPSDSPGSQLALVPFDGHGFILWRSRMFTSLSAKNKLGLLDGRINQPNPNSPYYPYWERCNDMVKAWITNYVSRDIATSVMCFRTAKKVLTDMNERF; via the coding sequence ATGGGTAGTACTGGTGATAGTTCAGTTTCTACAACCGAGGGATTTGCACGTTTTACACTCGATCCCTTCTATGTCCATCCCTCTGATAGTCCTGGTAGCCAATTGGCACTCGTGCCATTTGATGGACATGGTTTTATACTTTGGAGGAGTCGTATGTTCACTTCTCTTTCAGCCAAAAACAAATTAGGTCTTTTAGATGGTAGAATCAAtcaacctaaccctaattcaCCTTATTACCCCTATTGGGAGAGATGTAATGATATGGTGAAAGCCTGGATCACCAATTATGTATCTCGAGATATTGCTACTAGTGTTATGTGCTTTAGAACTGCAAAGAAAGTTTTGACTGATATGAATGAGAGGTTTTGA